A genomic region of Fundidesulfovibrio putealis DSM 16056 contains the following coding sequences:
- the mutY gene encoding A/G-specific adenine glycosylase, whose amino-acid sequence MPDPSLFSTLLLDWFRQARRPLPWRESYDPYQVWLSEVMLQQTQMDRAVVYFNRFLSRFPDVFALAAASEDEVLRLWEGLGYYSRARNLRKAAQEIAARHGGIVPADAQALAALPGVGRYTTGAVLSIAHQQDVPAVDANVERVLARVYDIADSPKEPAGKKRFTELAASLIPAGKARDFNQALMELGALVCTPRSPDCARCPMAGICRALAAGTVDERPTLPASKAPVAIGMGTAVIAHQGLYFVQKRRPGGVWAGLWEFPGGQMEPGEAPEETAIREVREETGFQVEPVGKLAVIKHAYTRYRVTMHAYLMAFPEGVTPAEPVLTAATSYRWLPFEALAGLAFPTAMRKLTQAMERDARLTR is encoded by the coding sequence ATGCCCGACCCCTCACTCTTTTCCACACTGCTCCTCGATTGGTTCCGGCAGGCCAGACGCCCGCTGCCCTGGCGCGAAAGCTACGACCCCTATCAGGTCTGGCTCTCGGAGGTCATGCTCCAGCAGACCCAGATGGACCGGGCCGTGGTCTATTTCAACCGTTTCCTGTCGCGTTTCCCCGACGTGTTCGCCCTGGCCGCCGCCAGCGAGGACGAGGTGCTGCGCCTGTGGGAGGGCCTGGGCTACTACAGCCGCGCCCGGAACCTGCGCAAAGCCGCCCAGGAGATCGCCGCCCGCCACGGGGGAATCGTCCCGGCTGACGCGCAGGCCCTGGCCGCGCTGCCGGGAGTCGGACGCTACACCACGGGGGCGGTGCTCTCCATCGCCCACCAGCAGGACGTTCCCGCCGTGGACGCCAACGTGGAGCGCGTGCTGGCCCGCGTGTACGACATCGCGGATTCCCCCAAGGAGCCAGCCGGAAAGAAGCGCTTCACCGAACTCGCCGCGTCGCTCATCCCCGCCGGAAAGGCCCGCGACTTCAACCAGGCCCTGATGGAGCTGGGCGCGCTGGTGTGCACGCCGCGAAGCCCGGACTGCGCCCGCTGTCCCATGGCCGGGATCTGCCGTGCCCTGGCCGCCGGAACGGTGGATGAGCGCCCCACCCTTCCTGCGTCCAAGGCCCCGGTGGCCATCGGCATGGGCACGGCGGTGATCGCGCACCAGGGACTGTATTTCGTGCAGAAGCGCAGGCCCGGCGGGGTCTGGGCAGGATTGTGGGAGTTCCCGGGCGGACAGATGGAACCGGGCGAGGCCCCGGAGGAGACTGCAATCAGGGAAGTACGGGAGGAAACCGGCTTCCAGGTGGAGCCCGTCGGCAAGCTGGCCGTCATCAAGCACGCCTACACCCGCTACCGGGTGACCATGCACGCCTACCTGATGGCCTTTCCGGAAGGGGTCACGCCTGCGGAGCCGGTGCTCACGGCGGCAACGTCATACCGCTGGCTGCCCTTCGAGGCGCTCGCCGGGCTGGCCTTCCCCACGGCCATGCGAAAACTGACCCAGGCCATGGAGCGCGACGCGAGGCTCACGCGATAA
- a CDS encoding sensor histidine kinase codes for MRSSFITRSLVPILFVVMLGVGLPTIVTFYYTKNTAEELALGQMSQALTLLDADVSEKIRSVQATASFWGQEDVFRLALIEGYLGRSARVAANRRLAERIPYTSYDRAFLALPDGSVVSASVPAMIGVINVADRDYFKRSLLGQPAFEALEVGKLTGLPVLVVSSPVFNHERTVEGVMVLVMDIHRLAREILDQVRIGQTGGAYILDARGAMLAKPSWSREGQFAPLPQVVSALRDAAGGKMVTYGRGGDERLAVAAVNPVTGWLVAVEADGAETMRPAAKLTALNGLISLAVLAVVGVALAFVRGAVVRLRESEDRYRTLAETTPVGIATFDRFGRVVYMNQRALDLLELFPQEALGDAWISRFVTREGQPLAPGDLPMHQALAGRKSVLGRIIWYDKPSGGHAVLSMSAVPQDTGVDAAGAVAVMEDVTERVRIQEMMVQTEKMLSVGGLAAGMAHEINNPLASILQALQVIIRRLDPDMPANAKIAGEVGVDLRAVQAYMQRRGLNEFLEGIHEAGVRAARIVTNMLGFARKSGGDYEECRLDELLDKTVELAGGDYDLKKQYDFRQIEIVRDFDTDLGPVQCQSMEIEQVFFNILKNAAQALNEPGRETPSAPPRITLRTRRENGMAVAEIEDNGPGMPEEIRKRVFEPFYTTKSIGVGTGLGLSVAYFIVSQNHRGSITVESAPGKGTRFRVLLPIKAAA; via the coding sequence ATGCGGTCTTCCTTCATCACTCGTTCGCTGGTTCCCATCTTGTTCGTGGTCATGCTCGGCGTGGGCCTGCCTACGATCGTCACCTTCTATTACACCAAGAACACCGCGGAGGAACTGGCCCTGGGCCAGATGAGCCAGGCCCTGACGCTCCTCGACGCCGACGTCTCCGAAAAGATCCGCAGCGTTCAGGCCACCGCAAGCTTCTGGGGCCAGGAGGACGTGTTCCGCCTGGCCCTGATCGAGGGCTACCTCGGGCGCTCCGCCAGGGTGGCCGCCAACAGGCGCCTTGCCGAGCGCATCCCCTATACCAGCTATGACAGGGCCTTCCTGGCCCTGCCGGACGGTTCCGTGGTTTCGGCGTCCGTTCCGGCCATGATCGGGGTCATCAACGTGGCCGACCGGGATTATTTCAAGCGTTCCCTGCTCGGGCAGCCGGCTTTCGAGGCGCTGGAGGTGGGCAAGCTCACGGGGCTGCCCGTGCTGGTGGTCTCCTCGCCGGTGTTCAACCATGAACGGACCGTGGAAGGGGTCATGGTCCTGGTGATGGACATCCACAGGCTGGCCAGGGAAATCCTGGATCAGGTCCGGATCGGGCAGACGGGCGGGGCCTACATCCTGGATGCGCGCGGGGCGATGCTTGCCAAGCCCTCCTGGAGCAGGGAGGGGCAGTTCGCGCCGCTTCCCCAGGTTGTCTCGGCCCTGCGCGACGCAGCGGGCGGGAAGATGGTCACCTACGGGCGGGGAGGCGACGAACGGCTGGCCGTGGCGGCGGTCAACCCAGTGACGGGCTGGCTGGTGGCTGTCGAGGCGGACGGCGCGGAGACCATGCGCCCGGCCGCCAAGCTCACGGCGCTCAACGGGCTCATCTCCCTGGCTGTGCTGGCTGTGGTCGGCGTGGCCCTGGCTTTCGTCCGTGGGGCCGTGGTCAGGCTGCGTGAATCCGAGGACCGCTACCGCACCCTGGCCGAGACCACCCCCGTCGGCATCGCCACCTTCGACCGCTTTGGTCGGGTGGTGTATATGAACCAGCGAGCCCTGGACCTGCTGGAACTGTTCCCGCAGGAGGCGTTGGGGGACGCCTGGATCAGCCGGTTCGTCACCCGCGAAGGCCAGCCCCTGGCCCCCGGCGACCTGCCCATGCACCAGGCCCTTGCCGGACGGAAATCCGTGCTGGGGCGCATCATCTGGTACGACAAACCCTCCGGCGGGCACGCGGTGCTCTCCATGAGCGCGGTTCCGCAGGACACGGGCGTGGACGCGGCGGGCGCCGTGGCCGTGATGGAGGACGTCACCGAGCGCGTGCGCATCCAGGAAATGATGGTGCAGACCGAAAAGATGCTCTCCGTGGGCGGGCTCGCCGCCGGGATGGCCCACGAGATCAACAACCCCCTGGCCTCCATCCTCCAGGCGCTGCAGGTGATAATCCGCAGGCTGGACCCGGACATGCCCGCCAACGCCAAGATCGCCGGGGAAGTGGGGGTGGATCTGCGCGCCGTGCAGGCCTACATGCAAAGGCGCGGCCTGAACGAGTTCCTGGAGGGTATTCACGAAGCCGGGGTGCGCGCCGCGCGCATCGTCACCAACATGCTGGGATTCGCCCGCAAATCAGGCGGGGATTACGAAGAGTGCCGTCTGGATGAACTGCTGGACAAGACCGTGGAGCTGGCTGGCGGCGACTATGACCTTAAAAAACAATATGATTTTCGTCAGATAGAGATAGTGCGGGACTTTGACACGGATCTTGGACCGGTGCAGTGCCAGTCCATGGAGATCGAGCAGGTGTTCTTCAATATCTTAAAGAACGCCGCCCAGGCCCTCAACGAGCCGGGGAGGGAGACCCCGTCCGCGCCGCCGCGCATCACCCTGCGCACCCGCCGGGAGAACGGCATGGCCGTGGCCGAAATCGAGGACAACGGGCCTGGCATGCCCGAGGAAATCCGCAAGCGCGTGTTCGAGCCGTTCTACACCACCAAGTCCATCGGCGTGGGTACGGGGCTCGGGCTGTCGGTGGCCTATTTCATCGTGTCCCAGAACCACAGGGGGAGCATCACCGTGGAATCCGCGCCTGGAAAGGGAACCAGATTCCGGGTGCTGCTGCCCATCAAGGCCGCTGCCTGA